In the Oryzias latipes chromosome 9, ASM223467v1 genome, one interval contains:
- the LOC101166477 gene encoding heat shock protein beta-1 codes for MMEHAKPENSCEEKRSPPWNPLRKWWQPGWFFSQDVGLPPSLERGEPHWMDADPFQRSFCLGYLYGSMHHPSLKVNTWGVSMDVAHFSPSEISLGVRDGFLEVRGKHEEKPDQHGFISRCFNRKYRLPAEVGAATIVARLSVDGVLTVEAPVPETAVPAAFFIPIQVENEDAAEQEVEEKDQVEEESGVDQAKPGCSSAEVQHEEESVPADDEGAKDLQKSSEPQETMESQEIQKASNQQQEKADVDATAQEKVDEAKQLEEQMEERKPPSEEQNRVLEDAHIKE; via the exons ATGATGGAGCATGCCAAACCAGAGAACTCATGTGAAGAGAAACGCAGCCCCCCCTGGAACCCTCTGAGGAAATGGTGGCAGCCCGGCTGGTTTTTTAGTCAGGATGTGGGACTTCCACCTTCCCTGGAGCGAGGCGAGCCTCACTGGATGGACGCGGATCCTTTCCAGAGGAGTTTTTGCTTGGGATACCTGTACGGGTCCATGCACCATCCCAGCCTGAAGGTCAACACGTGGGGGGTCAGCATGGACGTGGCTCACTTCTCCCCGTCAGAGATTTCCCTCGGTGTCAGAGATGGATTTTTGGAAGTTAGAG gaaaacatgaagaaaagccTGACCAGCACGGATTCATAAGCAGATGCTTCAATCGGAAGTACAG GCTTCCAGCTGAAGTGGGGGCCGCCACGATCGTGGCCAGACTTTCTGTGGACGGGGTCCTGACCGTGGAAGCTCCGGTTCCAGAAACCGCCGTTCCTGCCGCCTTCTTCATTCCAATACAG GTGGAGAATGAAGATGCTGCAGAGCAAGAAGTGGAAGAAAAAGATCAGGTAGAGGAAGAGTCTGGTGTTGATCAGGCCAAACCTGGTTGCTCCTCTGCAGAGGTTCAGCATGAGGAAGAGTCAGTACCTGCAGATGATGAAGGTGCAAAAGATCTGCAAAAATCTTCTGAGCCCCAGGAAACGATGGAAAGCCAAGAGATACAGAAAGCATCCAACCAACAGCAGGAAAAAGCAGACGTGGATGCAACGGCCCAGGAGAAGGTGGATGAAGCCAAGCAGCTCGAGGAACAGATGGAGGAGAGAAAACCACCCAGTGAGGAGCAGAACCGGGTTCTGGAGGATGCTCACATCAAAGAGTAA